A single region of the Dehalococcoides mccartyi genome encodes:
- a CDS encoding ribulose-phosphate 3-epimerase, with product MKDVKVVPAILTDDPAAFEMMIKQSEGFAPSAQIDIMDGQFVPSLSIPPEVLGRYKPRFASEIHLMTINPEEYLIYCKQHGAFRVIFHFEATTRPEYVISRIKELGFKAGLAVNPETPVSDFAYLVSQLDMVLFMSVIPGFYGASFIPEVLLKVKEFRHRFPETEIGLDGGAKEGNIPEIVVAGVNDICVGSAIFRQTDPKSSYLYLDKLAKNAAKEAGI from the coding sequence GTGAAAGACGTAAAAGTAGTACCGGCCATACTGACAGATGACCCTGCGGCCTTTGAGATGATGATAAAACAGTCAGAAGGTTTCGCTCCTTCTGCCCAGATAGATATTATGGACGGGCAGTTTGTACCTTCGCTAAGCATTCCGCCTGAAGTACTGGGCAGATACAAGCCCCGTTTTGCCTCTGAAATACACCTAATGACCATTAATCCCGAAGAATATCTTATCTACTGCAAGCAGCACGGCGCGTTCAGAGTAATATTTCATTTTGAAGCAACAACCCGCCCCGAATATGTTATCAGCAGGATAAAGGAACTGGGTTTTAAAGCAGGATTGGCGGTAAACCCAGAAACACCTGTTTCAGATTTTGCTTATCTGGTTTCCCAGCTGGACATGGTGCTTTTCATGTCGGTTATTCCCGGTTTTTACGGCGCGTCGTTTATACCTGAGGTGCTTCTGAAGGTGAAAGAGTTTAGACACCGTTTCCCCGAAACTGAAATAGGTTTGGACGGTGGTGCCAAAGAGGGCAACATACCTGAGATTGTGGTGGCCGGGGTAAATGATATATGCGTGGGAAGTGCTATCTTCCGGCAAACTGACCCTAAGTCAAGCTACCTGTATTTGGATAAACTGGCCAAAAATGCAGCCAAAGAAGCGGGTATTTAG
- a CDS encoding cyclase family protein — protein MKKIYDLSPEICPEMISWPGDGCPEITLLHSIKNGSHSNLSRLTMTLHNGSHIDAPLHFSEDGDGAGEIPLEILIGNVRVLRFSGVKTVTRDMLEQVDLRGVIRLILATDNEALWYKPDFDRNYTYIDIGAARYLTEIGVRLLGIDYLSVEDFEGLAGVHRHLLSHGVVILETLQLAGVPEGDYELYCLPLKLGKVDGAPARVILIERD, from the coding sequence ATGAAGAAAATTTATGACCTCAGCCCCGAAATATGCCCTGAAATGATTAGCTGGCCGGGTGATGGTTGCCCGGAGATAACACTGCTTCACAGTATCAAGAACGGTTCTCACAGCAATCTTAGTCGCCTAACAATGACATTACATAACGGCAGCCATATAGATGCACCCCTCCATTTTTCTGAAGATGGCGACGGGGCAGGTGAGATACCCCTTGAGATACTTATTGGCAATGTCCGTGTTTTGCGCTTTAGCGGGGTGAAAACTGTCACCCGTGATATGCTTGAGCAGGTTGACTTAAGGGGGGTAATCCGGCTTATATTGGCTACGGATAATGAAGCTCTTTGGTATAAGCCTGATTTTGACCGGAACTATACTTATATAGATATCGGGGCTGCTCGTTATCTGACCGAGATAGGTGTACGCCTGCTGGGCATTGATTATCTTTCGGTAGAGGACTTCGAAGGTCTGGCTGGAGTGCATCGGCATCTTTTAAGCCATGGAGTGGTTATACTGGAAACCCTTCAGCTTGCTGGTGTACCGGAAGGTGATTATGAGCTTTACTGCCTGCCTTTAAAACTGGGTAAAGTTGATGGGGCACCTGCCAGAGTAATATTAATAGAGAGAGATTAG
- a CDS encoding ABC transporter substrate-binding protein, giving the protein MLDNINKKLSSKSARLGTTVAGIFLSLVLLLGLVGGCKAADDTNNDDENPVVTEVTYPLTVTDQLGRTVEIKSEPQTIVSLSPSNTETIYAMGLEDKLVGVTTYCNYPEAAAAKPKVGGFSNVDAEAVTAIGPDIILASNIHASTVIPQLEQLGLTVIAISPDNLEEVLESIELIGKCLNQVEKANSLVDEMQTRIDAVTSKVKNLSESQKPRVLYIVWHEPLMSVGSTAFITGLITAAGGVSITADSAESYPTISLETVLGANPQVVVVGTGMGSGADAPLLFMQDEPRLADIDARINGNIYSINTDLIGRTGPRIVEALEQLAKMLHPEIFGEFSA; this is encoded by the coding sequence ATGCTGGACAATATAAATAAAAAACTTAGCAGTAAAAGTGCTCGTCTGGGTACTACTGTTGCCGGTATTTTTCTGAGTTTGGTTTTATTGTTGGGTTTGGTGGGTGGCTGTAAAGCTGCTGATGATACCAATAATGATGACGAAAACCCTGTTGTAACCGAGGTAACTTATCCCTTAACTGTTACTGACCAGCTGGGTAGAACTGTGGAGATTAAATCTGAACCACAGACCATAGTATCCCTTTCCCCCAGCAATACCGAAACGATTTATGCCATGGGTCTTGAAGATAAACTGGTGGGTGTAACTACTTACTGTAACTACCCAGAAGCTGCAGCAGCTAAACCTAAAGTAGGCGGTTTTTCAAATGTAGATGCTGAAGCGGTGACTGCCATAGGACCTGATATTATTTTGGCATCCAATATCCATGCATCAACAGTTATCCCGCAGCTTGAACAGCTGGGGCTTACCGTAATAGCTATTTCTCCGGATAATCTGGAAGAGGTGCTGGAATCTATTGAGCTTATCGGCAAATGCCTTAATCAGGTTGAGAAAGCCAATTCACTGGTAGATGAGATGCAAACCCGTATTGATGCGGTAACATCCAAGGTTAAAAACCTGTCTGAAAGTCAGAAACCGCGTGTTTTATATATCGTTTGGCATGAACCTCTTATGAGCGTTGGTTCTACTGCCTTCATAACTGGCTTGATTACTGCTGCCGGAGGCGTTAGTATTACTGCTGATTCTGCAGAATCTTATCCCACCATTAGCTTGGAAACAGTGCTTGGGGCTAACCCCCAGGTGGTAGTGGTTGGTACAGGCATGGGCTCAGGAGCTGATGCGCCGCTGCTTTTTATGCAGGATGAACCCCGTTTGGCTGATATTGACGCCAGAATAAACGGCAATATATATAGTATCAATACAGACCTTATCGGCCGTACCGGCCCGCGGATAGTAGAGGCTCTGGAACAACTGGCTAAGATGCTTCACCCTGAAATATTTGGAGAATTTAGCGCGTAA
- the rpiB gene encoding ribose 5-phosphate isomerase B, giving the protein MSNISVAIGADHGGYGLKIDLLPFLNQLGAKVLDLGACTYDSTDDYPDFASAVARKVACGQTDRGIIICGSGVGACITANKIKGVRAGLCHDVYSAHQGVEHDDMNVLCLGARVIGIEVAKEIITAFLNARFTGEERHKRRLEKLLQAEKEG; this is encoded by the coding sequence ATGAGTAATATCTCTGTTGCCATCGGGGCAGACCACGGCGGTTACGGCCTGAAAATAGACCTTTTACCCTTTTTAAATCAATTGGGGGCGAAGGTGCTGGATTTGGGTGCTTGTACCTATGACAGTACGGATGACTATCCTGATTTTGCTTCAGCGGTTGCCCGAAAGGTTGCCTGCGGGCAGACAGACCGCGGCATTATCATCTGCGGCAGCGGGGTGGGTGCCTGTATCACCGCCAATAAAATCAAAGGCGTCAGGGCCGGTCTCTGCCACGACGTTTATTCTGCCCACCAGGGGGTGGAGCATGATGATATGAACGTGCTTTGTTTAGGGGCAAGGGTAATAGGCATTGAAGTAGCCAAAGAGATTATTACGGCCTTTTTAAATGCCCGTTTTACCGGCGAAGAACGGCACAAACGCCGCCTTGAAAAGCTGCTTCAGGCTGAAAAAGAGGGCTAA
- a CDS encoding DUF5343 domain-containing protein — MANLKGSKPLPPYVSYRTFLNFLLGLQEAIPSRLDRSFWGDKWSGSTGTQLMSALRFLGLADDEGMPREKLRRLVDARGEDRTLILRQITLEKYEFVFNSSADSESLTYAQLEELFHNSFKVADDVVRKCIKFFLGLAEDADIPISPFVTKKSRTGRSGIGTKKVQRKIVPRTASHVLIPDSTVKVPDNADMDRVLLGKFPTFDPAWTDEVKVKWFEAFDVLLKKVSKT; from the coding sequence ATGGCTAATCTGAAAGGCTCAAAACCCTTACCCCCATATGTATCATACCGGACCTTTTTGAACTTTCTTTTAGGCTTACAGGAAGCCATTCCATCCCGTCTTGACCGCAGCTTCTGGGGGGATAAATGGTCTGGCAGTACCGGTACTCAGCTTATGTCTGCCCTGCGTTTTTTGGGTTTGGCAGACGATGAAGGTATGCCCAGAGAAAAATTGCGTCGCCTGGTAGATGCCAGGGGAGAAGACAGAACTCTGATACTTAGACAGATAACCCTTGAAAAGTATGAATTTGTTTTTAATTCGTCTGCAGACTCGGAGTCTCTCACTTATGCCCAGTTGGAAGAACTCTTCCATAATAGCTTTAAAGTAGCGGATGATGTGGTCCGCAAGTGTATCAAGTTCTTTTTAGGGTTGGCTGAAGATGCTGATATTCCTATTTCGCCTTTTGTTACTAAGAAATCACGCACCGGAAGATCTGGAATTGGTACTAAAAAGGTTCAGCGTAAAATAGTGCCAAGGACTGCTTCGCATGTTCTAATACCAGATAGTACAGTGAAAGTTCCAGATAATGCAGATATGGATAGGGTATTGCTTGGTAAATTCCCCACTTTTGATCCGGCTTGGACGGATGAAGTTAAGGTGAAATGGTTTGAGGCTTTTGATGTTTTGCTTAAAAAAGTGTCAAAGACCTGA
- a CDS encoding class I SAM-dependent methyltransferase, which produces MFKKLADINNKPELYHQYSASVLWNDPHISSRMLEFHLNPDIEPASRKAIFIEKSACWIAEYFRLGDGKLVCDFGCGPGLYTSRLAAAGADVTGIDFSSRSIGYAREFASAHHLDIHYIEQNYLEFAAPKKFDLITLIYCDYCALSPAQRCRLLSVWRKCLKDNGQILLDVFSLSAYEGRAESAAYGHCLMDGFWSGSDYFGFVNTFKYPLEKVVLDKYSIIEADKEWQVFNWLKYFSAPELEAELAANGFEVTGVFSDVAGAAFCETSPEIAVVARKKN; this is translated from the coding sequence GTGTTTAAAAAACTGGCAGATATAAATAATAAGCCTGAGTTATATCATCAGTACAGTGCATCTGTACTCTGGAATGACCCTCATATTTCCTCCCGTATGCTGGAGTTCCATCTCAACCCGGATATTGAGCCTGCATCACGCAAAGCTATCTTTATTGAAAAATCCGCCTGCTGGATAGCAGAATATTTTAGGTTGGGTGATGGCAAGCTGGTTTGTGATTTCGGCTGCGGGCCGGGACTTTATACCAGTCGTTTGGCGGCTGCGGGTGCGGATGTGACCGGTATAGATTTTTCAAGCCGTTCTATAGGTTACGCCCGTGAATTTGCATCCGCTCATCATCTGGATATCCATTATATAGAACAAAACTACCTGGAGTTTGCTGCTCCGAAGAAGTTTGATCTGATAACACTTATCTATTGTGATTACTGCGCTCTAAGCCCTGCTCAGCGTTGCCGGCTTCTTTCGGTCTGGCGGAAATGCCTGAAAGATAACGGGCAGATATTGCTGGATGTATTTTCTCTTTCAGCTTACGAAGGGCGGGCAGAAAGTGCCGCATATGGGCACTGTTTGATGGATGGTTTCTGGTCCGGCAGTGATTATTTCGGCTTTGTAAATACCTTTAAATATCCGCTTGAAAAAGTGGTTCTAGATAAATACTCTATTATAGAGGCGGATAAGGAGTGGCAGGTTTTCAACTGGCTGAAGTATTTCTCTGCCCCGGAGCTTGAGGCTGAGTTAGCCGCAAACGGGTTTGAAGTAACAGGTGTATTTTCAGATGTTGCCGGGGCGGCTTTTTGCGAAACTTCACCTGAAATTGCCGTAGTTGCCCGCAAGAAAAACTAA
- a CDS encoding universal stress protein, which translates to MYFKRILVTLDGTKIAEKTLPVAELMAKDSETELLLVSICDPKPKITDERQKYLDAKSAELREKGIKASGKMFCGELLPLILKCITDNSIDLLCMASHGYTGIKKMVLGSVSEKLIKSTKLPVLLVKEGYEPGKALFENILLPLDGSLFSETCLKQVSILAHDFKSKLTLLVVIQPPCIPSDRSPNIQPSWDEYYQALLEELKQQAQSYLERLTGELQSNGIKTEFRMEISDNIPETILSTAEDINASLISFTTHNRSGIEKWYYGSVAAGLIENSPHPMLLWRNSI; encoded by the coding sequence ATGTATTTTAAACGCATACTGGTAACCCTGGATGGTACAAAAATAGCCGAAAAGACTCTTCCGGTAGCTGAACTTATGGCCAAAGATTCTGAAACCGAACTGTTACTGGTAAGCATATGTGATCCCAAACCTAAAATTACTGATGAACGACAGAAATATTTAGATGCTAAATCTGCCGAATTAAGGGAAAAAGGCATAAAAGCTAGCGGAAAAATGTTTTGCGGTGAGTTGCTGCCGCTTATTTTAAAATGTATAACTGATAATAGTATTGACCTGTTGTGTATGGCTTCTCATGGATATACCGGAATTAAGAAAATGGTACTGGGTAGTGTATCCGAAAAGCTTATTAAATCTACCAAACTGCCGGTATTATTGGTAAAAGAAGGTTATGAACCGGGCAAGGCACTTTTTGAAAATATCTTACTGCCGTTGGACGGTTCACTCTTTTCAGAGACTTGCCTGAAACAGGTATCGATTCTGGCACACGATTTTAAAAGTAAACTTACATTGCTGGTTGTTATTCAACCGCCATGTATACCCTCAGACCGTTCACCCAATATTCAGCCCAGCTGGGATGAATACTATCAGGCACTGCTTGAAGAACTTAAACAGCAGGCTCAGTCCTATTTGGAACGGCTGACCGGCGAATTGCAGTCAAATGGAATTAAAACTGAATTCCGTATGGAAATTTCAGATAATATTCCTGAAACTATTTTAAGTACCGCCGAAGATATAAATGCCTCGCTTATTTCATTTACCACCCATAACCGCTCTGGAATAGAGAAATGGTATTATGGAAGCGTGGCAGCCGGCTTGATTGAAAATTCCCCTCACCCCATGCTTTTATGGCGGAACTCCATCTAA
- the ftsA gene encoding cell division protein FtsA, which translates to MKRRQIAAIDVGTSKICTVMADTENGDLRILGVGVVPSRGMQKGMVVNLNEAKEAIRESVSMAERTAGYKLKSALIGVTGKHINSKNNRGVISITRNDHLVRQSDLQRAIDIASSITMPQDRKVLHIIPRNYSVDGQEGVSNPVGMHGFRLDVETHIITAASNSIENLTKCIRAAGVEIDDLVFNPLASAEAALTDEEREKGVILADIGGGTTDIAAFKGNSIYHTSVLPIAGAQVTHDISVGLGIPFEMADDIKQRYSSVVPGECNDANFVESGHTFSYPDLCEIVRMRVEELLRLIILELPSDDYSKMVPSGLVITGGTANLPGIAELGSEVLRLPVRVGTPPNLFGVSDILNDPACTNVVGMLLWSINNRDASKSHPAPEESAKGGFISRMFGNPKN; encoded by the coding sequence ATGAAAAGGAGACAGATAGCAGCCATAGACGTAGGTACAAGTAAAATCTGTACCGTTATGGCTGACACCGAAAACGGAGACCTGCGAATACTGGGTGTAGGGGTAGTCCCCTCCCGTGGTATGCAGAAGGGTATGGTGGTTAACCTTAATGAAGCCAAAGAAGCCATCCGTGAGTCGGTAAGCATGGCAGAGAGAACTGCCGGTTATAAACTCAAATCCGCCTTGATAGGCGTGACCGGAAAACATATCAACTCAAAAAACAACCGCGGGGTTATCAGTATAACCCGCAATGACCACCTGGTGCGCCAGAGTGACCTGCAAAGGGCTATAGATATTGCCAGCAGCATCACCATGCCCCAGGACAGAAAAGTACTTCATATCATCCCCCGCAATTATTCGGTGGATGGACAGGAAGGCGTCAGTAATCCGGTGGGCATGCATGGCTTCCGCCTGGATGTTGAAACCCATATTATTACCGCCGCTTCCAATTCAATTGAAAATTTAACCAAGTGCATCCGTGCTGCCGGCGTAGAGATTGATGACCTGGTCTTCAATCCTTTGGCCAGTGCTGAAGCAGCACTAACCGATGAAGAACGCGAAAAGGGCGTTATTCTGGCTGATATCGGTGGCGGCACTACAGATATAGCTGCTTTTAAAGGCAACAGCATCTACCACACATCGGTCCTGCCCATTGCCGGTGCACAGGTAACCCATGATATTTCTGTGGGCTTGGGCATACCCTTTGAAATGGCCGATGATATCAAACAGAGATACAGTAGTGTGGTACCCGGTGAATGTAATGACGCAAACTTTGTTGAAAGCGGACATACCTTCTCTTACCCTGACCTTTGCGAAATTGTCAGAATGCGGGTTGAGGAACTGCTTCGCCTTATTATCCTTGAGTTACCCAGCGATGATTATTCCAAGATGGTACCCTCCGGGCTGGTAATAACCGGCGGTACTGCCAACCTCCCCGGCATTGCAGAGCTTGGCAGCGAAGTACTGCGGCTCCCGGTACGGGTAGGCACTCCCCCCAATTTATTTGGCGTATCAGATATTTTAAATGACCCTGCCTGTACCAATGTTGTTGGCATGCTGCTTTGGAGTATCAATAACCGGGATGCCTCAAAAAGCCACCCCGCACCTGAAGAAAGTGCCAAAGGCGGCTTTATATCACGAATGTTTGGTAACCCAAAAAACTAA
- the tkt gene encoding transketolase, protein MSNTKLDSLCINALRFLSVDAVQKANSGHPGAPMGMAAMAYALWQKFLKHNPQDPVWPNRDRFILSAGHASALLYSLLHLAGYDLPLDELKNFRQWGSKTPGHPEYGLTPGVEMTTGPLGQGFASGVGMAMAEAHLAAVFNQPDCKIIDHYTYGIVSDGDLMEGVASEAASLAGHLALGKLIYLYDDNEISIEGSTELAFTENTALRFESYGWQVIGPVDGLNPEAVSVAIKEAQSDSARPSLIICKTIIGFGSPNKAGKASAHGEPLGTDEVAKSRKSLGWDYEPFVIPPEALAEFRMALDKGKTAQQVWQSKLDYYSSRYPEKAALLQDRLSGKLPEDWDKDLDKLFDKAMASREASGLIINTLASRLPALMGGSADLSPSNKTVIKDGGEYELPHYEGRNIHFGVREHAMGAIANGLALHGGIIPYVATFLIFYDYMRPAVRLASLMGQRVIYIFTHDSIGLGEDGPTHQPIEQLAGLRSVPGLVTIRPADSYETAQAWKTAILRKDGPTAIALSRQKLPLLDNSQANSVNLSKGAYILAETDSRPQVALVASGSEVSIAVQAAEILKNKGVSSRVVSFPSWQLFEAQPRTYCQSILPASLPRVIIEAGSAQGWCKYLGANGDIISIDHFGASAPAPVLYQHFGLTPENMAEKALKLLENEDE, encoded by the coding sequence ATGTCAAATACGAAGTTAGATAGTTTATGTATAAATGCCCTTCGCTTTCTTTCGGTAGATGCTGTTCAGAAGGCAAATTCGGGGCATCCCGGAGCACCTATGGGTATGGCCGCTATGGCATATGCCCTGTGGCAAAAATTTCTCAAGCATAACCCGCAGGATCCCGTCTGGCCTAACCGTGACCGTTTTATACTCTCAGCTGGCCATGCCTCAGCTTTGCTTTACTCACTTCTCCACCTTGCCGGTTATGACTTGCCACTGGATGAGCTGAAAAATTTCCGCCAGTGGGGCAGTAAAACCCCGGGGCACCCGGAATATGGCCTGACCCCCGGCGTTGAGATGACTACCGGCCCGCTTGGGCAGGGTTTTGCCAGCGGTGTGGGTATGGCTATGGCCGAAGCCCATCTGGCCGCGGTTTTTAACCAGCCGGATTGCAAAATAATAGACCATTATACTTACGGTATAGTCTCTGACGGAGACCTGATGGAGGGTGTGGCCTCCGAAGCAGCCTCTCTGGCCGGGCATCTGGCACTGGGTAAGCTGATTTACCTGTATGACGATAATGAAATATCTATTGAAGGTTCAACAGAGCTGGCTTTTACCGAAAATACGGCTCTGCGTTTTGAAAGTTACGGCTGGCAGGTAATTGGCCCGGTAGACGGGCTTAACCCTGAGGCAGTTTCAGTGGCTATTAAAGAAGCCCAGTCAGATTCCGCCCGCCCCAGCCTGATTATTTGTAAAACAATTATCGGTTTTGGCAGCCCGAACAAGGCTGGCAAGGCCTCTGCCCATGGTGAGCCGCTGGGAACTGACGAAGTGGCCAAAAGCCGCAAATCTTTAGGGTGGGATTACGAGCCTTTTGTAATACCGCCTGAAGCTCTGGCGGAATTCCGTATGGCACTGGATAAAGGCAAAACTGCCCAGCAGGTCTGGCAATCCAAGCTGGACTACTATTCAAGCCGTTATCCCGAAAAAGCCGCCCTTTTGCAGGACAGGCTTTCTGGTAAGCTGCCCGAAGACTGGGATAAAGACCTGGATAAACTTTTTGACAAGGCTATGGCCAGTCGTGAGGCTTCCGGTTTGATTATAAATACACTGGCTTCCCGCCTGCCAGCCCTTATGGGCGGTTCAGCAGACCTTAGCCCGTCTAACAAAACTGTTATCAAAGACGGCGGTGAATATGAACTGCCGCATTATGAGGGGCGGAATATCCATTTCGGAGTGCGGGAACACGCCATGGGGGCAATAGCCAACGGGCTGGCTCTCCATGGCGGGATTATACCTTATGTTGCCACTTTCCTTATATTTTATGATTACATGCGTCCGGCGGTAAGGCTAGCATCACTTATGGGGCAAAGGGTTATTTATATTTTTACCCATGACTCTATCGGTCTGGGAGAGGACGGCCCTACCCACCAGCCTATTGAACAGCTGGCCGGTTTACGTTCGGTGCCCGGTCTGGTTACTATCCGCCCGGCAGATTCGTATGAAACAGCCCAGGCATGGAAAACAGCCATACTCCGCAAGGACGGCCCGACCGCCATTGCCCTCTCCCGCCAGAAACTGCCTCTCTTAGATAACTCGCAGGCAAATTCCGTAAACTTGTCCAAAGGGGCATATATACTGGCAGAAACAGATTCCCGCCCGCAGGTTGCCCTGGTAGCCAGCGGCTCAGAAGTAAGCATAGCCGTTCAGGCGGCTGAAATACTTAAAAACAAAGGCGTCTCGTCAAGGGTAGTATCCTTCCCTTCGTGGCAGCTTTTTGAGGCCCAACCCCGGACCTACTGCCAGAGCATCTTGCCAGCTTCCCTGCCGCGGGTAATAATAGAAGCCGGCAGTGCACAGGGATGGTGCAAATATCTGGGCGCAAACGGTGATATTATTTCCATTGACCATTTCGGGGCATCAGCCCCGGCGCCTGTGCTTTACCAACACTTTGGGCTAACCCCGGAAAATATGGCTGAAAAGGCTTTAAAGCTTTTGGAGAATGAAGATGAGTAA
- a CDS encoding FecCD family ABC transporter permease: MGVNTNLNKENCPAVPSGMHPHWRGRIIAMAGLFGLLLLAAIFAISFGSVEVPFFTTISIMISKIPFVNIIPDWTVNTQTIIWDIRLPRVLLAGVVGMALAVAGATYQGLFRNPLADPYLIGVAQGAAVGAVLGLILGIGFDVLGIFTTPLFAFAGAFGAVGVVYMLARVGNRLTVTTLILAGVALGSFLTAIVSYLITVSGDKIHSVMFWLMGSFSMAGWESVKIAIPIVIIGTLVILLFARSLNLIQLGEEQAQELGVDVERMKIILLTAATLITAAAVSFVGIIGFVGIIVPHAVRLIWGADYRFLLPLSALVGAVFMIMADIASRTLVAPNEIPVGAITALVGAPFFLYLLRKRTRMLF, from the coding sequence ATGGGTGTTAATACAAATCTGAATAAGGAAAACTGCCCGGCAGTTCCCAGCGGTATGCACCCCCACTGGAGGGGACGAATTATTGCTATGGCCGGATTATTTGGACTACTGCTTTTGGCGGCTATTTTTGCTATATCGTTCGGTTCGGTTGAAGTGCCGTTTTTTACCACTATATCTATCATGATTTCAAAAATTCCCTTCGTAAATATTATCCCGGACTGGACTGTAAACACACAAACCATTATTTGGGATATCCGTTTACCTAGGGTTTTGCTGGCCGGGGTGGTGGGTATGGCTTTGGCTGTAGCCGGGGCTACTTATCAGGGGCTTTTCCGAAACCCTCTGGCAGACCCGTATCTTATCGGTGTGGCACAAGGTGCAGCCGTAGGCGCAGTATTGGGGTTGATACTTGGTATTGGTTTTGATGTTCTGGGTATTTTTACTACGCCATTGTTTGCTTTTGCTGGGGCTTTCGGGGCGGTAGGGGTAGTGTATATGCTTGCCAGAGTGGGAAACCGCCTGACTGTGACTACCTTGATACTGGCCGGTGTGGCGCTGGGGTCATTCCTTACGGCTATTGTATCGTATCTTATTACGGTTAGCGGTGACAAGATTCACTCTGTTATGTTTTGGCTGATGGGTAGTTTTTCCATGGCCGGCTGGGAGAGTGTGAAGATAGCAATACCTATCGTAATCATAGGTACTCTGGTTATACTCCTGTTTGCCCGTTCGCTGAATCTTATCCAGCTGGGTGAGGAGCAGGCTCAGGAACTGGGAGTGGATGTAGAACGAATGAAGATTATCCTCCTTACGGCGGCTACCCTGATAACAGCCGCGGCGGTATCTTTCGTGGGTATTATCGGTTTTGTGGGTATTATTGTTCCCCATGCCGTGAGACTGATCTGGGGGGCAGACTACCGTTTTCTGCTGCCGCTTTCGGCTCTGGTGGGGGCGGTCTTTATGATAATGGCTGATATCGCTTCCCGTACTCTGGTTGCTCCCAATGAAATTCCGGTAGGGGCTATTACGGCTCTGGTAGGTGCGCCCTTTTTCCTGTATTTGCTTAGAAAACGCACTCGAATGCTCTTTTAG
- a CDS encoding LOG family protein produces the protein MTKSTKVIPPFPQMTIGVMGSAGGNMTEETKKSLRCLGECIAKRKHVLITGACPGMPHETVLGAKEEGGVVVGISPALNLEEHVEKYHSPTRGYDAIIYTGSGLMGREIENIRSCDVVIFAGGRSGTLGEFAIAYDEGKVIGVLRGSGGIADHLDKIISMVDKETGARVYYESDPYKLLDVLEAVYRERIFPRHKRLMENNDPDGMSDG, from the coding sequence ATGACAAAATCAACCAAAGTCATTCCGCCTTTTCCCCAGATGACGATAGGCGTTATGGGGTCAGCCGGCGGGAATATGACTGAAGAAACCAAAAAGAGTTTGCGTTGTTTAGGTGAGTGCATAGCTAAGCGTAAACATGTGCTTATTACCGGTGCCTGCCCCGGTATGCCCCATGAAACCGTGCTGGGGGCTAAAGAAGAAGGCGGGGTAGTGGTAGGCATTTCCCCGGCCCTGAATCTGGAAGAGCATGTAGAAAAATATCATTCTCCCACCCGTGGCTACGACGCCATTATATATACCGGCTCCGGCCTGATGGGGAGGGAAATTGAAAATATCCGCAGTTGTGACGTAGTGATATTTGCCGGAGGCAGGTCCGGCACTCTGGGTGAGTTTGCCATAGCTTATGACGAAGGTAAGGTTATAGGCGTACTTCGGGGAAGCGGCGGTATTGCTGACCATCTGGACAAGATTATTTCCATGGTGGACAAGGAAACCGGTGCCCGGGTCTACTACGAATCAGACCCGTATAAATTGCTGGATGTGCTGGAAGCCGTCTATCGGGAACGCATTTTCCCCAGGCATAAACGTTTGATGGAAAATAATGATCCTGATGGCATGTCTGACGGTTAG
- a CDS encoding nitroreductase family protein, translated as MNTLETIFSRRSTRHYQNEGISPSELDTLLRAGMAAPSAGNQQVWHFVVIDDRRILDKIPEIHPYSEMLKEAPMAIMVCADVSAETKVGYWIQDCAAATQNILLAAEALGLGACWLGLHPREERKAAVSQLLNIPAGISPLSLIAIGKKGEVKPPAGRYLKSHIHKNGW; from the coding sequence ATGAACACACTTGAAACAATATTCAGCCGCCGAAGCACACGTCACTATCAAAACGAAGGTATAAGCCCCTCAGAACTGGATACCCTTTTAAGGGCAGGCATGGCCGCCCCTTCCGCCGGAAACCAGCAAGTCTGGCATTTTGTAGTTATAGATGACCGCCGCATACTTGATAAAATACCTGAAATTCACCCTTATTCCGAAATGCTAAAAGAAGCCCCCATGGCTATCATGGTATGTGCAGATGTAAGTGCCGAAACTAAAGTAGGTTACTGGATACAGGACTGTGCGGCTGCCACCCAAAACATTCTTCTGGCAGCAGAGGCGTTGGGTTTGGGTGCCTGCTGGCTAGGCCTGCACCCGCGTGAAGAACGCAAAGCGGCTGTCTCTCAGCTACTAAACATCCCTGCCGGTATAAGCCCTCTCAGCCTTATCGCCATTGGCAAAAAGGGAGAGGTGAAGCCACCGGCCGGACGTTATTTAAAGAGCCATATACATAAAAATGGCTGGTAG